In Pseudodesulfovibrio sp. JC047, the genomic window GTTGAAATACCATCGAGTACGGGCATTTCGATGTCCATCAGAATCAGGTCGAACGGCTCCCGTTTGAGCAGATCGAGAACCGCCAGTCCGGTCCCGGCGACTTGATATGAATACCCGAGATCTTCCAATTTGAGCGTGGTGACCATGACGTTGACGTCATTGTCTTCTGCCACCAGTATTCGAATGGGGCGTTGTGGTGCTTCTGGCACTGAACGCTTGTTGACTGGGGGAATTGAACAGGACTCGCCTTGTTCGAACCAGACCGTGAAAGAAAAGATACTGCCTTGCCCCACAGTCGATTGAACGTGAATTTCTCCGCCCATGAGCGAAATGAGCCGGTTGCAGATGGCCAACCCCAGCCCGGTGCCGCCAAAGGCTCTGGTGGTCTGTGAAAAACTCTGAAAAACCGAATCCATGAATTCCTGGGGAATGCCGATGCCGGTGTCTTCCACTTCAAAGGCGATACCTTCCGTCAGGTCCGGGCTGTCTTGTGCCGGGGGCGTTTTGGCAGGCAGTACCCGAATGGTGATAGCGCCTCGATGGGTAAACTTGATGGCGTTGCCGACCAGGTTAACCAGCACCTGCCTGAGCGACAACGGATCGCCTTTGACGCAGGTACGAACGGATTCGTCCACTTGAAGAATGAGGTCCAGCCCTTTTTGCCGGGCCTGAATTTCCAGCCCCTTGATGGTGGTGCGCACGTGGAAAATGAGATCAAAATCCACATGATCAAGTTCCAGTTTCTGCGCTTCAATTTTCGACAGATCCAGAATATCGTTGATGATGGACAGCAGATGCTGAGCCGAATCCTGAACCGTTTTGAGATAATCTCGTTGTTCCTCGTTCAGGTCGGTCTGGAGTGTAATGTCTGTCATGCCCACGATGGCATTCATGGGCGTTCGTATCTCATGGCTCATGGCCGCAAGGAATTCCGATTTGGCCCGGTTTGCGGCCTCAGCATCTTCACGGGCGCGCATGAGATCTTCTCGTGTGCTTCTATTCAGGGTGATGTCATCCCATGCCCAGATGATCCCCTTGTCCAATTGGTGCGGATCAACGGCCTTGGCATACATGCGGCACCATACCGGCACTCCCGACTTGTTGATAAAGGCCCGTTCGGTATTGAAAACGCCGTTGTGGTGCAGGGCCTCCTTTGCCTGAACCAAAAATGCGTCCTTTTCTTCCTGATTTTCGAACAGACAAACGAGATCCATCGTCAGGATTTCACCCTGAGTGTACCCGAATATTTCCGCTCCCCGTTGGTTGATGGCCGCAAGAGCCTCTTTGCTGGACATGGATATGCCGACAAGAGAATTCTCAAAAATCGCTTCGAATTTGAACAGAGACTGCCGGATGCTATTTTCCGATTCTTTGCGGATTGAAATATCCCGAACATTGGCCAAAATGGCATCTTGATCCCGGAAAAGGATATGATTGAGTGAGACTTCCACATCAAATTCGTGCTCATCACTGATCCGTTTTGCCCGCCATTCGAAGTTTTGCGGCTGACCACTCAGGGCATTTTTCCAGATGGAAGAGAGTCGATAAATAGGATTGTCTCGGCTCGACATGTCCCTGGCAATGGAGATATTTTGAGGGTCTTGGCCCTTGAATCCGTACATTTCCAGTGTCCGGTTATTGGCCTCGATGATTCGTCCGCCCTTGTCATGGATAAAAATGGCATCCTGAGCGGAATCGAAGACCGTTCGTAGAGCCTTTTCCGAATTCATCATGGTGGTGGTCCTTTGCCGGACACGTTCTTCGAGTGAACGCTGAATCTGGCGCAAATCCTTTTCTGCTCGTCTGCGCCTGCTGATATTTACGATGAGGAGAAGGATGATGACGCTCTGGGCAATCGCCAGTCCGCTGCCGAGCCAAATGAAGTCGGCGTGGGCCGAGTAAAAAGAAGACGGTCGGTTGATGACATCACTTCCATCAGGCAATTCTTCCAGATTCACCCCGAATCGTTTCATCTGCGTGTAGTCGAACATGGGATTGTACGCCGTATGATGGAGCACGGGAATGTTTTGTGGATTGCGTCCGGCGAGGACATGCAGGGCCATCTGCGCCATGGCCTGTCCTTGGTCATAGCCTCTGGTGAGCAGGCCACCGACAATGCCGTGTCCAAGGTCAAAATCAAACAGGCCATAGACGGGAACATTAGATTTTTCTGACAGGATTTCAGTGGTCTCGGACAGATCATAAAATTGTCCGTCCCGATCTCGGTTAAAAATCCCCTGAAGGATAAGCCCATTTCGGGGCATGGATTGGACGTTGGCCAGAATTTCAGAAAAATTTTGATTTTCGGCGTAGGTTATTTTGATATGTGGCGAAAATGTTTTCAGTTGGCTTTTGATGGCCTGGGTGATGGATCGACCCGAAGGGGTATCGTCGTTGATGATGTAAATGGACTTGGTGTGTGGGTGCAGCTTGAGCGCCCACCAGAGGGTGTCTTTGGCGTTGATGGATTCCGAAACGCCTGTGAAGGAGGGAAAATCAAGCATGGATTCAGCAGAAAACGAATTGACTCCACAAAAAACCACTGGGATATCAGGGAATAAAATTTCATGATATTTTTTTAGAAAAAGAAAGGCGTTATCATCTGTCGCAAAAATGAGATCCAGATCAATATCCTGATATTTGTGCCTGAAAACTTCCAGGAGTTGCTGTGCATAATGAGTATTGAATTCCACCCGTTTGGTGTCCATATTTTCAATATGCAGTAGCATCCCGGTTTCACGAGGGCGAAGCACATCGGTCAGTCCACGCAGGATATCTTCACTCCACTGGAAATTATGATGATACGAGTTGAGCAAAAGAATTTGCTTTTTACTGCCGGACCATGCCGGAGAAGAAAGCACCACGCACAGCGTGACAAGGGCTGCGAGCAGCACAAGGCGAGTTGAATGAAAATGGAGACGACGTGACATGATCTTCCCGGGGTTGGCTTTTCGGACTCACTGAATACCAAAAGGGTGAGAATTAATAAAGTGAAACACAAATTTTGGAGGAAGTCTCCATGTGCTGGGCCGGTGTTGCTCCTTTTTTTCAGGATAAATCGAACCGAAAAGGGCATATCTTTTTCTGACAAAATAATACGCAACAGAATGCAGGACATGGTATGGAGGATGATGGTTGGCGAAGCCTTCTTTATATATGTCGTGTCCAATCTGAAGACAGGACCGTCCATTTTGGTGTCATATGTCGTTTTTTTGTCCCGTTTTTGACTCAAGTCATACTTTTGTCATCAGGTTTCGCATACATCTAGAATCTCCAAACGGAAATTCATCACAACAAGGAGTGAAATCATGTTTTGTTATCAGTGCGAACAAACTGCCAAGGGTGGATGTACCAGAATCGGCGTGTGTGGCAAGACCGACAATACGGCATCCCTTCAGGACCTCTTGATGTATCTGACCAAAGGCCTTTCGCAGGTCGCTGTCGCTGCTCGCGAAGCCGGTATTGAAGACGCGGCTGTGAACCGCTTTACGGTGGAAGCTGTTTTTTCCACCCTGACCAATGTCAACTTTGACGACGAACGGTTTGTGAAACTTATCAATCAGTGTGTTTCCCTCCGTGAAGCATTGAAAACCAAGGTTCCGGGCGTTGTTTTTGACGGTCCTGCGGTGTTCACTCCTGCCGTTGATATTGCCGGCATGGTTGCGCAGGGCAAGGAACATGGGGTGGAAAAAGACCCTGAACCCAATGCGGACCTCAAGTCCCTCAAACAAACCTTGATCTATGGTTTGAAAGGTGTCGCGGCCTATGCGGATCACGCGGCTATCCTTGGTCATGAAGACAATGCCTTGTACGCAAGAATTCAGGAACTGCTGGTCGTCACCCTGTCCACGGACCTGACTCTGGAAGAATGTGTTGAAGCCGCTCTTGATTGTGGTCGAATCAACATTCGCGCCATGGAAATTTTGGACGCTGCCAATACTTCGACCTATGGGCATCCCGAACCCACCGAAGTCAAACTCGGAGCCACCGCCGGCAAGGCTATTCTGGTTTCTGGTCATGATTTGAAAGATCTGGATACCCTGCTCAAACAAACCGAAGGCATGGGCATCAATATATACACCCACGGTGAAATGTTGCCCTGTCACGGGTACCCGGGATTGAAAAAGTATCCCCATTTCGCAGGCCACTACGGTACTGCCTGGCAGAATCAGAAAAAAGAATTCGCGGCCTTCCCCGGGTCCATCCTGATGACCACCAACTGCATTCAGGACCCCAAGAATTACATTGACGCCATTTTCACCACCGGCCTGGTCGGATGGCCTGGTGCCGTGCATGTTTCCAATGACGACTTCACTCCAGTGATTGAAAAAGCTTTGGCAATGCCCGGTTTCCCGGAAGATACGGACAAGGGCACCGTCATGGTCGGATTTGCCCGCAATGCAGTGATGTCTGTGGCCGGAACCGTGATCGATGCGGTCAAGGCTGGTGACATTCGTCATTTCTTCCTGGTCGGTGGATGTGACGGAGCCAAGCCCGGTCGTAATTATTACACCGAGTTTGTTGAAAAAGCACCTGAGGATACCATTATCCTGACCCTGGCGTGTGGCAAGTTCCGTTTCTTCGACAAACAGCTTGGCGATATCGGTGGCATCCCCCGTCTCCTCGATGTGGGGCAGTGCAACGACGCCTATTCCGCCGTAAAAATCGCCATGGCCCTGGCCGAGGCCTTTGACTGCGACGTCAATGACCTGCCGCTGTCCCTGGTCCTGTCCTGGTATGAACAGAAGGCCGTTGCCATCCTGCTGTCCCTGCTGGCCCTCGGGATCAAGAATATCAAACTCGGACCAACACTGCCGGCGTTCATTACTCCCAACGTTCTGAACTACCTTGTGGAAAATTATAACATCGCACCGATCGCCACTCCTGACGAAGATCTGGCCGAATTGCTCGGTTAATCGAAATCGGGTGAAATTCCCTGAAACCGTCCTGCCAGTTGCGACTGGCAGGACGGTTTCTTTATGGTATTCATTTGGTGGATTCCTTGCTTTTTTGTATGGATTACGCAATATAGTTGCATATCATTACACGGGGAGCGCGCATGTCTATCGAACGACTCGCCAGCCGCGATCAGGCGGTGATGGCCATTCTCAAGACGAGTGAAGAGGTTAACCAGCTCAAGGATGTTGATACTATTCTTGATAAAATCTTGTATGAATCCAGACAATTGTCTGGTGCTGACGCCGGGTCGATTTTTCTTGTCGAGAACGACACTCTGATCTTCAGCTATGTGCAAAACGACACGCTGTTTTGCAAGGAAACCACCAACGCCGCCCTCTATCAGAATTTTGGCATTCCTATCAGTGAACAATCCATCGTGGGATATGTGGCCAAGACACGACAGAGTCTCGCCATTGACGATGCCTACGAACTGGACCCCACGCTGCCTTTCAGTTTCAATAAATCCTTTGATGAAAAATCCGGGTATCGAACCACTTCCATGCTAACCATCCCCCTCATTGCGCAGGAAAGTCGTCTGGTGGGAGTCATGCAGTTGATCAACGCGAAAAACGAGATGGGCAAGATCGGGCCTTTTTCCGAAGAGGCCCGGACCTATATTCCCCTGTTTTGCAATAACGCATCCGTGGCCATTGAACGGGGCATCATGAACCGTGAACTGATTTTGCGCATGATGCAGATGGCCGAGCTGCGGGACCCGTCGGAAACAGGTCCTCACGTTCAACGGGTTGGGGCATATTCTGCGGAAATTTATGAAACATGGGCTTCAAGGCGAAACCACAGCCCCAAGGCAATCAAACATGTTCGGGATAACATCCGTCTGGCCGCCATGCTCCATGACGTCGGCAAGGTCGGTATCTCTGATACGATTTTGAAAAAACCTGCCAAACTCACAGACGAAGAATTCGATGCCATGAAGTGGCACACCATCTTTGGGGCACGGTTGTTCAAGAACCAGACCTCGGAGCTGGATCGCATGTCCATGGAGATCGCGCTGTGTCATCATGAGAAATGGGAAGGTCGTGGGTATCCGGGGGTTCCGAACGCTGATGTCTGGAATGATGAACTCATTTTGGGAGGAGAACCGAAAAAGAGGGAAATTATTCCTTTGGCGGCACGTATCTGTGCCGTGGCCGATGTCTATGACGCGTTGGCCTCGCCACGATCTTACAAGGACCCCTTTCCCGATGAAAAATGTCTGGGCATCCTGGAAAAAGATTCCGGGACCCATTTTGATCCTGAAATCGTGGAGATTTTTTTCGAAATATTCCCGGTCATCAAGGCCATTCGTGAAAAATGGACGGACAATGAAACGGTGTAGCCCATGACGCATCCAACACCGAAACTGTATGATTTTGTCGATCCGGCAGACGGAGAGTGTGTTCGCCGAGAAACCGAAGATATTTTTCGTGTTTTCTTTGCGGACTACGACGGCAGCATTTTCAAGAAAGCATTTGAAGATGTGGAGCAATTATTTTTTGGCCTCTATCCCGGATATCGTGCCAGCAACACGAAATATCATGATTTTGAACACACCTGCGCTGTGGTGTTGGCCACAGCCAGACTCATCGGTGGAGCCTTGGTTGAAGGACATCAATTTGCTGAAAAGGCCTGTCTGAAAGGGCTGCTGGCCGCATTGTATCACGATGTCGGGCTGATCCAGACCGAGGACGATATGACCGGGACCGGCGCGAAATACACCATCGGACATGAAGAACGGTCCATCATGTTCATGCGAACCAACCTTGCCGGAGTCCTGTCACAGGCCGACATGGATGATATCGCCGATTGTATTCGATGCACCGTCCTTTCCATGTCCCCTGCCAGAATTTCCTTTTCTTCGGACAGTATGCGAACCATGGGATATTTTCTTGGCAGTGCCGACCTGCTCGCCCAGGTAGCGGATCGGTATTATCTGGAAAAATTGGTCCTGTTGTTTGAAGAATTTCAGGAGGCCAAGATTCCCGGGTATGATTCTGCCATGGATCTGTTTTCGAAAACCAATACGTTTTATGAATCGGTGGTCAGGGTACGATTGGACACGGAATTCAATCAGGTGGACCGATTCATGAGTTTATATTTTCGCAAATGGCGGGAAATCGACAGAGATCTCTACGCCGAGGCCATTGATCGGAACCTGACGTATCTGAAAAAAATTCTGGCTGGCGGCGTCAAGAATGTGGAAGAAGTGCTGGCACGGTTCAGGCGGGGCGACACACTGACCTATTCGATTTAGGCCATCTTGCAGGGATGATGAAATTCTCGTTGAATTTGATCTGGAATTCTGTACAGTCCGCCTATGGCAAGAATTATTCCT contains:
- a CDS encoding ABC transporter substrate binding protein — encoded protein: MSRRLHFHSTRLVLLAALVTLCVVLSSPAWSGSKKQILLLNSYHHNFQWSEDILRGLTDVLRPRETGMLLHIENMDTKRVEFNTHYAQQLLEVFRHKYQDIDLDLIFATDDNAFLFLKKYHEILFPDIPVVFCGVNSFSAESMLDFPSFTGVSESINAKDTLWWALKLHPHTKSIYIINDDTPSGRSITQAIKSQLKTFSPHIKITYAENQNFSEILANVQSMPRNGLILQGIFNRDRDGQFYDLSETTEILSEKSNVPVYGLFDFDLGHGIVGGLLTRGYDQGQAMAQMALHVLAGRNPQNIPVLHHTAYNPMFDYTQMKRFGVNLEELPDGSDVINRPSSFYSAHADFIWLGSGLAIAQSVIILLLIVNISRRRRAEKDLRQIQRSLEERVRQRTTTMMNSEKALRTVFDSAQDAIFIHDKGGRIIEANNRTLEMYGFKGQDPQNISIARDMSSRDNPIYRLSSIWKNALSGQPQNFEWRAKRISDEHEFDVEVSLNHILFRDQDAILANVRDISIRKESENSIRQSLFKFEAIFENSLVGISMSSKEALAAINQRGAEIFGYTQGEILTMDLVCLFENQEEKDAFLVQAKEALHHNGVFNTERAFINKSGVPVWCRMYAKAVDPHQLDKGIIWAWDDITLNRSTREDLMRAREDAEAANRAKSEFLAAMSHEIRTPMNAIVGMTDITLQTDLNEEQRDYLKTVQDSAQHLLSIINDILDLSKIEAQKLELDHVDFDLIFHVRTTIKGLEIQARQKGLDLILQVDESVRTCVKGDPLSLRQVLVNLVGNAIKFTHRGAITIRVLPAKTPPAQDSPDLTEGIAFEVEDTGIGIPQEFMDSVFQSFSQTTRAFGGTGLGLAICNRLISLMGGEIHVQSTVGQGSIFSFTVWFEQGESCSIPPVNKRSVPEAPQRPIRILVAEDNDVNVMVTTLKLEDLGYSYQVAGTGLAVLDLLKREPFDLILMDIEMPVLDGISTTKTIRSAVPGGPIPNPDIPIIGVTAHALKEFRDKSLDAGMNDYISKPVDFLELATIINRLIGTAPPVPPQKTEKIEKTISPRPNTPGETWTPDAAMDYLGVDKATFEDFLFAARTELNTRTEELKQTLDAQDPSNAHALAHTIKSICMSIGADAAAQAAASLETACREKTNTPEQLIAFQKEMTLLVQIMDTHL
- a CDS encoding HD domain-containing protein translates to MTHPTPKLYDFVDPADGECVRRETEDIFRVFFADYDGSIFKKAFEDVEQLFFGLYPGYRASNTKYHDFEHTCAVVLATARLIGGALVEGHQFAEKACLKGLLAALYHDVGLIQTEDDMTGTGAKYTIGHEERSIMFMRTNLAGVLSQADMDDIADCIRCTVLSMSPARISFSSDSMRTMGYFLGSADLLAQVADRYYLEKLVLLFEEFQEAKIPGYDSAMDLFSKTNTFYESVVRVRLDTEFNQVDRFMSLYFRKWREIDRDLYAEAIDRNLTYLKKILAGGVKNVEEVLARFRRGDTLTYSI
- the hcp gene encoding hydroxylamine reductase, whose amino-acid sequence is MFCYQCEQTAKGGCTRIGVCGKTDNTASLQDLLMYLTKGLSQVAVAAREAGIEDAAVNRFTVEAVFSTLTNVNFDDERFVKLINQCVSLREALKTKVPGVVFDGPAVFTPAVDIAGMVAQGKEHGVEKDPEPNADLKSLKQTLIYGLKGVAAYADHAAILGHEDNALYARIQELLVVTLSTDLTLEECVEAALDCGRINIRAMEILDAANTSTYGHPEPTEVKLGATAGKAILVSGHDLKDLDTLLKQTEGMGINIYTHGEMLPCHGYPGLKKYPHFAGHYGTAWQNQKKEFAAFPGSILMTTNCIQDPKNYIDAIFTTGLVGWPGAVHVSNDDFTPVIEKALAMPGFPEDTDKGTVMVGFARNAVMSVAGTVIDAVKAGDIRHFFLVGGCDGAKPGRNYYTEFVEKAPEDTIILTLACGKFRFFDKQLGDIGGIPRLLDVGQCNDAYSAVKIAMALAEAFDCDVNDLPLSLVLSWYEQKAVAILLSLLALGIKNIKLGPTLPAFITPNVLNYLVENYNIAPIATPDEDLAELLG
- a CDS encoding HD domain-containing phosphohydrolase, whose protein sequence is MSIERLASRDQAVMAILKTSEEVNQLKDVDTILDKILYESRQLSGADAGSIFLVENDTLIFSYVQNDTLFCKETTNAALYQNFGIPISEQSIVGYVAKTRQSLAIDDAYELDPTLPFSFNKSFDEKSGYRTTSMLTIPLIAQESRLVGVMQLINAKNEMGKIGPFSEEARTYIPLFCNNASVAIERGIMNRELILRMMQMAELRDPSETGPHVQRVGAYSAEIYETWASRRNHSPKAIKHVRDNIRLAAMLHDVGKVGISDTILKKPAKLTDEEFDAMKWHTIFGARLFKNQTSELDRMSMEIALCHHEKWEGRGYPGVPNADVWNDELILGGEPKKREIIPLAARICAVADVYDALASPRSYKDPFPDEKCLGILEKDSGTHFDPEIVEIFFEIFPVIKAIREKWTDNETV